Proteins from one Salarias fasciatus chromosome 14, fSalaFa1.1, whole genome shotgun sequence genomic window:
- the LOC115400388 gene encoding uncharacterized protein LOC115400388 isoform X1 — translation MPRSNKRSEAQKRRFQQQTGSHGATPQSAEGSADLCENMAAVVLNPEEVKDMSSEVMMAPCDEGNVITELPSEIRLCASRSQSSARYGDNGNKQCTCNSLTFLAFLHENETISKADLDLVLDKGNILYQQVINTPNIHTDGTGHLASDQLPNLVPSRSSTLTADLSMLPYNGSFGNPPSGCMDTYLSLSSRLNCLTDDVQYALLIMARLCIAVFRTPSGRYGFFDPHSRKDDGSKKEPGTGVMVTFKHLQDMVNRLLRCYREHGASSTTQYEFKPLTFVSIRPVSPQPAASHSVQTPVVVDESHSHSLNTTNTEVCLESSSSQVSVSLNQQVDVPSVQPETERPAVVKETSDKLSKFNKDKRRKIQRRLASGKNSISKDQNRKRREKYASNQTYRESKKCYSRRIYANETQKERKRSQVKKSYRNNPAVRQKHRDLVRNLYRNSDVIQQKKRQYIRDQYKSNPVFQQKQRQYIRDQYKSNPVFQQKQRQYITSKYRNSEVFRQRQKSYMTRYFQDQAFRSKHRLLMRRIMQHRYQNNLAFRTMHRMRCALNIRRKYRHVNRQLQQQDNSLIGQAISIFRSQIKAGPTLVCTVCHKASFPNQVKVCTRTRYLKNPNLVAACLTGKFVHHCNDSCRIEEQCKVPDERKKEWICHTCHDHLRRGAMPSLAVHNNLELVDIPSELSDLNILERHLISKCIPFAKIIPLPKGRQSAIRGNVVCVPSEIQETVEALPRLRSESQVMRVKLKRRLCYRGHQLFQTVTWSKLMQALHKLKQIHPQYSEITIRDEAELCDPTLPDDDDDEDDDGMEEEFDEADLMEIDRFEKDALCEDGDVLSCDGEEPENRPEEQQEGDMSNGGFALESCLQPPNVAEEIMSFSEGIYSVAPAERNSPVGFFKTPKLEAMAFPVQFPTGQNTLDESRRVKLSPSSYFKSRLFSIDDRFARDTNYLFFAQFVIEVHLATNSMTIQLRKGKPMTRDGRKITSGMLQDRHEVEKLVRNREAFRFMRALRGTPAYWHQKTSELFAMIRQLGTPTFFCTFSAAEMRWPEVIEAIKRQQGEEVNFEELDWSEKCDILRSNPVTAMRMFDKRVEALFRDLLLSPAQPLGKVVDFFYRVEFQHRGSPHIHCLLWVEGAPVFEKDDDQTVCDFVSRYITAQLPDPHTQPDLYKKVSEVQKHSRTHTKTCFKSVGSGCRFGFPKPPCRNVVITRPDGGKYTATAKTKLRPLNRLLNEPEAASMSLDQLLAQCDLTVAEYEFYLNELNKSSAVLLKRDPKDCWINAYNPHLLTAWDANIDVSYILNAYGCIHYLTKYITKKEAGLSEYLKTVINNSNSSNVNDSEEMKAVMQAYSKKREISAQECVARACGLKMKKCSRAVVFIPTDENPLRMSRPLSFLENTTDECTNIWMTSLADKYKNRPETPEFEEMCMADFAATCRFVRENKGTDVFPLLNDMGFVQRRKNDKPAVIRYYRCSEERDPENFHGRLLKLYLPHRSDEELKRPGFPTYQSFYRAGWVQLPGWNHGRSVEVIVKQNREKYEKNSEEIEKAVEEFQENQGVMDEWCNLAPQSEVVRVDYDDDAEQPHPDDPEQENVPEYSRQVDAVSEARVTREPPVIDPAVLRHMYQSLNLKQAGFFYTVREWCIRRVCGLRPEQFFYYINGGAGTGKSHLIKCIHSEASKILRNVPRHCDEVDISKPTVLLTAFTGTAAFNISGSTLHSLLKLPRSLKPPIQGLGNKLDEVRAELLNAEILIIDEVSMVSRPLFVYVDARLKQIKGSQRPFGGVSVIAVGDFYQLPPVRHSTPLCVFDPSEIDLWHEHFQMITLTEIMRQKDDVAFAEMLNRIRVKDKSAELSEADRALIYQTVTEPALCPTDVLHIYATNKQVDAHNSARLAELFDNIITVDADDFEKDPQTGRMTRKQTPVKGGRNELPDSLQVAEGVRVMLTRNIDVQSGLVNGSFGTLVRCISENDHVTKLGLRMDSHVSSEQNDDVVYIQREEDNLKQKGVVRRQFPIKLAFACTIHKVQGMSMQSAVVSLKNIFEPGMAYVAVSRVTSLGGLYIVDMDESKFYASQQITAALESMRQASPAEMMPLLQMRETLSRPDTLTIIHHNTEGLPAHINDIKSHHEMCLADILCLTETHLQGSFVADSLQLPGYNLFRRNRHLSYSNFPQIASRGGGGVAIYVRNHIQAREKQYLLNVTDLEFVALKLDAPVSAIIAAVYRPPNYDMTSFLANLSSLLDSLEILDCQPIIVCGDFNENLSSTAKKPILELFQTRGYAQLITASTTEKNTLLDLIFISRPDHCVQSGVLRTYHSYHDPVYCVLTFSNV, via the coding sequence ATGCCTCGCTCTAACAAGAGATCTGAAGCTCAGAAACGTCggttccagcagcagactggatcCCATGgtgcaactcctcagtcagcagAAGGTTCTGCTGATCTCTGTGAGAACATGGCGGCTGTGGTGCTGAATCCTGAAGAAGTGAAAGATATGAGCAGTGAGGTGATGATGGCCCCATGTGATGAAGGTAATGTGATAACAGAACTGCCTTCTGAGATTCGACTGTGTGCTTCCCGCAGCCAGAGCTCTGCCAGGTATGGTGACAATGGAAACAAACAGTGTACATGTAACTCTCTGACATTTCTGGCTTTCCTCCATGAGAACGAGACGATCTCaaaagcagacctggacctggttctggacAAAGGGAACATTTTATATCAACAGGTTATTAACACCCCGAACATCCACACTGATGGTACTGGACATTTGGCCTCTGATCAGCTCCCTAACCTCGTTCCTTCTCGCAGCTCTACTCTCACAGCTGATCTCTCCATGCTTCCTTACAATGGCAGCTTTGGAAACCCACCATCTGGATGTATGGATACCTACCTTTCCCTGTCTTCCAGGCTGAACTGTTTGACTGATGACGTGCAGTATGCTCTGTTGATCATGGCCAGGTTGTGTATTGCAGTGTTCAGGACTCCCAGTGGCAGATATGGCTTCTTTGATCCTCACTCCAGAAAAGACGATGGTTCAAAGAAAGAGCCTGGAACAGGTGTGATGGTGACGTTCAAACATCTCCAGGACATGGTGAATCGACTCCTGCGCTGCTACAGAGAGCATGGCGCCTCATCCACAACCCAGTATGAGTTCAAACCTCTGACGTTTGTCAGCATCAGACCTGTAAGTccacaacctgctgcttcacactctgTACAGAcacctgttgttgttgatgaatcacactcacacagtctgaACACAACGAACACTGAGGTTTGTTTAGAAAGCAGCTCAAGCCAAGTGTCAGTGTCCCTGAATCAACAAGTTGATGTCCCTTCAGTCCAACCAGAAACTGAAAGACCAGCTGTGGTGAAAGAAACCTCTGATAAACTGTCAAAATTtaacaaagacaaaagaagaaagattcAGAGAAGGTTGGCTTCAGGAAAGAATTCCATCAGTAAAGATCAAAACAGGAAACGAAGAGAGAAGTATGCTTCAAACCAAACATacagagaaagtaaaaagtGTTATTCCAGAAgaatttatgcaaatgaaacacagaaagagagaaagagaagtcAAGTTAAAAAGTCCTACAGAAACAATCCTGCtgtcagacaaaaacacagagatttGGTAAGAAATTTATACCGAAACAGTGATGTAAtccaacaaaagaaaagacagtACATCAGAGACCAATACAAAAGTAATCCTgtattccagcagaaacagagacaataCATCAGAGACCAATACAAAAGTAACCCTgtattccagcagaaacagagacaataCATCACGTCAAAATACAGAAACTCTGAGGTCTTCAGACAACGGCAGAAATCTTATATGACACGTTATTTCCAGGACCAAGCATTCAGAAGTAAACACAGGCTGCTCATGAGAAGGATAATGCAACACCGGTATCAAAACAATCTGGCATTTAGAACAATGCATAGAATGAGATGTGCCTTAAATATAAGACGTAAATACCGTCATGTTAACCGACAACTTcaacaacaagacaacagtTTGATTGGACAGGCCATATCCATTTTCAGGTCTCAGATCAAGGCTGGACCAACATTGGTATGTACTGTGTGTCATAAAGCTTCATTTCCTAATCAAGTCAAAGTTTGTACCAGAACAAGGTATTTGAAAAATCCCAACTTGGTGGCAGCTTGTCTCACTGGAAAGTTTGTTCATCACTGTAATGACAGCTGCAGAATTGAAGAACAGTGCAAAGTTCCtgatgaaaggaagaaagagtgGATCTGTCACACCTGCCATGATCACCTGAGACGTGGAGCCATGCCCTCCCTGGCTGTACACAATAACCTGGAGCTTGTTGACATCCCATCAGAGCTGTCAGACTTGAACATATTAGAGAGACATCTGATCAGCAAGTGCATCCCTTTTGCTAAGATCATTCCTCTTCCTAAAGGCAGACAGAGTGCAATCCGTGGAAATGTGGTGTGTGTCCCGTCTGAGATCCAGGAAACAGTTGAAGCTTTACCGAGACTGAGAAGTGAATCCCAGGTCATGAGAGTGAAACTGAAGAGACGCCTGTGTTACCGAGGACATCAGCTCTTCCAGACTGTCACCTGGTCTAAACTGATGCAGGCCCTGCATAAACTCAAACAGATCCACCCACAGTATTCTGAAATCACTATCAGAGATGAAGCTGAGCTGTGTGACCCCACCCtgcctgatgatgatgatgatgaagatgatgatggcaTGGAGGAGGAGTTTGATGAAGCAGACTTGATGGAGATTGACAGGTTTGAGAAAGATGCTCTGTGTGAGGATGGAGATGTTCTGTCATGTGATGgtgaagaaccagagaacagACCTGAAGAACAGCAGGAAGGTGACATGTCCAATGGTGGCTTTGCTCTGGAATCTTGTCTTCAACCTCCTAATGTAGCAGAGGAAATCATGTCTTTCAGTGAAGGAATCTACTCTGTTGCTCCTGCTGAGAGAAACAGTCCAGTCGGCTTTTTTAAGACCCCTAAACTTGAGGCCATGGCTTTCCCTGTACAATTTCCTACAGGTCAAAACACCCTGGATGAGAGCAGACGTGTCAAACTATCACCCAGCAGTTACTTCAAATCCAGACTTTTCTCCATTGATGACAGATTTGCCAGAGACACAAACTATTTGTTCTTTGCACAGTTTGTGATTGAGGTTCACCTGGCTACCAACAGCATGACCATCCAGTTGAGAAAAGGCAAACCCATGACCAGAGATGGACGAAAAATCACCTCAGGGATGCTGCAAGACAGACATGAAGTAGAGAAACTAGTGAGAAACCGCGAGGCTTTTCGCTTCATGAGAGCATTACGTGGTACTCCGGCCTACTGGCACCAGAAAACCAGTGAACTGTTTGCCATGATAAGACAGCTGGGCACTCCCACCTTCTTTTGCACGTTTTCAGCTGCTGAGATGCGATGGCCTGAAGTGATTGAGGCAATCAAAAGACAACAAGGTGAGGAGGTGAATTTTGAAGAGCTTGACTGGTCAGAAAAATGTGACATCCTGAGAAGTAATCCTGTGACAGCAATGCGCATGTTTGATAAGCGAGTGGAGGCCTTATTCAGAGATTTGCTGCTTTCGCCTGCTCAGCCACTGGGTAAAGTTGTGGACTTCTTTTATCGAGTGGAGTTTCAGCACAGAGGAAGTCCTCACATTCACTGCCTGCTCTGGGTTGAAGGTGCCCCTGTGTTTGAAAAGGATGATGatcagactgtgtgtgattttgtgtccAGATACATCACAGCTCAGCTCCCTGACCCTCACACTCAACCCGACCTGTACAAGAAAGTCAGTGAAGTCCAGAAACACAGTCGTACACACACCAAGACATGTTTCAAAAGTGTTGGCTCTGGGTGCCGTTTTGGGTTTCCCAAACCTCCCTGCAGAAACGTAGTGATCACGAGACCTGATGGTGGTAAATATACTGCAACTGCAAAGACTAAGCTGAGACCTCTGAACAGACTCCTGAATGAACCTGAAGCAGCTTCCATGAGTTTAGATCAGCTTCTGGCTCAGTGTGATTTAACCGTGGCTGAATATGAGTTTtacctgaatgaactgaacaaaTCCAGTGCTGTCCTGCTGAAGCGAGATCCAAAGGATTGCTGGATCAATGCCTACAATCCACACCTACTCACAGCCTGGGATGCTAACATTGACGTGTCCTACATCCTGAATGCTTATGGCTGTATTCATTATCTGACCAAGTACATCACCAAGAAGGAAGCTGGACTCTCAGAGTACCTGAAAACAGTGATCAATAACTCCAACAGCAGCAACGTGAATGACAGTGAGGAGATGAAAGCAGTCATGCAGGCCTACTCCAAGAAACGAGAAATCAGCGCACAAGAATGTGTTGCCAGAGCATGTggactgaagatgaagaagtGTTCCCGAGCTGTAGTTTTCATACCAACAGATGAGAACCCACTGAGAATGAGTCGCCCTCTGTCTTTCCTTGAGAACACCACTGATGAATGTACAAACATCTGGATGACATCTTTGGCTGATAAGTATAAGAACAGACCAGAAACACCAGAGTTTGAGGAAATGTGCATGGCTGATTTTGCTGCCACCTGCAGGTTTGTTCGTGAGAACAAAGGAACAgatgtgtttccactgctgAATGACATGGGCTTTGTACAGAGGAGAAAGAACGATAAGCCAGCTGTGATCAGATATTACCGCTGCTCAGAGGAAAGAGATCCTGAGAACTTCCATGGCAGATTACTGAAGCTGTACCTTCCACACAGATCAGATGAGGAACTGAAGAGACCAGGCTTTCCAACCTACCAGAGCTTTTACAGAGCCGGCTGGGTGCAGCTGCCAGGCTGGAACCACGGCCGGTCGGTGGAAGTGATCGtcaaacagaacagagaaaaatatgagaaaaacagtgaagagaTTGAGAAAGCTGTTGAAGAGTTTCAAGAGAATCAAGGTGTGATGGATGAGTGGTGTAACCTTGCTCCTCAGTCTGAAGTTGTGAGAGTGGACTACGATGATGATGCagaacaaccacatcctgaTGATCCTGAGCAGGAAAATGTCCCTGAGTACAGCCGTCAAGTTGATGCAGTCAGTGAAGCCAGAGTGACCAGAGAGCCTCCTGTGATCGACCCAGCTGTGTTAAGACACATGTATCAGAGTCTCAACCTAAAGCAGGCTGGTTTCTTTTACACTGTGAGAGAATGGTGCATTCGCAGAGTCTGTGGCCTTCGTCCAGAGCAGTTCTTCTATTACATTAATGGAGGTGCTGGGACAGGTAAATCCCATCTCATCAAATGTATTCACTCAGAAGCATCGAAGATCCTGAGGAATGTTCCACGACATTGTGACGAGGTTGACATCAGTAAGCCTACTGTCCTGCTGACGGCTTTCACTGGAACAGCAGCGTTCAACATTTCAGGTTCAACTCTCCATTCACTGCTGAAGCTTCCCAGAAGTCTCAAACCTCCAATCCAAGGTCTTGGTAACAAGCTGGATGAAGtcagagcagagctcctcaaCGCTGAAATCCTGATCATTGACGAGGTGTCCATGGTTTCCAGGCCGTTGTTTGTCTACGTTGATGCTCGACTAAAGCAGATCAAAGGCAGTCAGAGACCTTTTGGAGGAGTTTCTGTCATTGCTGTTGGAGATTTTTATCAACTTCCTCCAGTGAGGCATtccactcctctgtgtgtgtttgacccctCTGAAATCGACTTGTGGCACGAGCACTTCCAGATGATCACTCTGACTGAGATCATGCGGCAGAAAgatgatgttgcttttgcagagATGCTGAACAGGATCCGAGTCAAAGACAAGTCTGCTGAGTTGTCTGAAGCTGACAGAGCTTTGATTTATCAGACTGTAACAGAACCAGCTCTTTGTCCAACTGATGTCCTGCACATCTATGCTACGAACAAACAGGTGGATGCACACAACTCTGCAAGGCTGGCTGAACTGTTTGACAACATAATCACAGTTGATGCAGATGACTTCGAGAAAGATCCTCAGACTGGCAGAATGACACGGAAACAAACACCAGTTAAAGGAGGCAGAAATGAGCTACCAGACTCTCTACAGGTTGCTGAGGGCGTTCGAGTCATGCTGACCAGAAACATTGATGTACAAAGTGGTCTTGTCAATGGAAGTTTTGGCACTCTGGTGCGCTGCATCTCAGAAAATGATCATGTCACTAAGCTGGGTCTCCGAATGGACAGCCATGTGTCTTCAGAACAAAATGATGATGTGGTTTATattcagagagaggaagacaaccTGAAGCAGAAAGGTGTGGTGCGCAGACAGTTCCCCATCAAGCTGGCTTTTGCATGTACCATCCACAAGGTCCAGGGAATGAGTATGCAGTCTGCTGTGGTGTCACTGAAGAACATCTTTGAACCTGGGATGGCTTATGTTGCTGTGAGCAGGGTCACCTCCCTCGGTGGACTCTACATTGTAGACATGGATGAGAGTAAGTTCTACGCCAGTCAACAGATCACTGCAGCACTGGAGAGCATGAGACAAGCCAGTCCAGCTGAGATGATGCCCCTTCTACAGATGAGAGAAACCCTGAGCAGACCTGATACCCTGACCATCATCCACCATAACACTGAGGGATTACCGGCTCACATCAATGACATCAAGAGCCaccatgaaatgtgtttggctGACATCTTGTGTCTCACTGAAACCCATTTGCAGGGCTCCTTTGTTGCAGACAGTCTTCAGTTACCGGGCTACAACCTGTTCAGACGTAACAGACACCTGTCCTACAGCAACTTCCCTCAGATTGCCAgcagaggtggtggaggagtagCCATCTATGTGAGAAACCACATCCAAGCTCGAGAGAAGCAGTATCTGCTGAATGTCACCGACCTTGAGTTTGTGGCCTTGAAGCTTGATGCTCCAGTGAGTGCTATCATCGCAGCAGTGTACAGACCTCCTAACTATGACATGACTTCTTTCCTGGCTAATCTCAGCAGCcttctggactctctggagatTCTCGACTGTCAGCCCATCATTGTCTGTGGAGACTTTAATGAAAACCTTTCATCTACAGCCAAGAAGCCCATTCTGGAGCTGTTTCAGACCAGAGGTTATGCTCAACTCATCACTGCTTCCACCACAGAGAAGAACACACTGCTGGACCTGATTTTCATTTCACGGCCCGACCACTGTGTCCAGTCTGGTGTCCTGAGAACGTATCACAGCTACCATGATCCTGTTTACTGTGTCCTGACTTTCAGCAACGTGTGA